In Streptomyces sannanensis, the DNA window CCAACGTGGGGCGTCAGCACCGGACCCGCGCACCACAAAGGGCCGGGCCCCGGGGGAATCCCGGGGCCCGGCCCTTCGGCCTGCCGTGGCGTACGACTACGCGGTCGTCAGTTGTCGTCCTCGTCGATGAGGAAGCCACGCATCGGCGACGGCGCCTGCTGCATCGGCTGCGGGGCCGGCGGCCGTACCGGAGCCATCGGCTGCGTCATCGCGGGCGACATCTGCTGCTGGCCGCCGTACGACGGAGCGCTCGGCGCCGGGGCACCCATGGGCTGGTTGCCGCCCATCGTGTGGCCCATGGCCGACGCGCCGGCCGGGGCCATCGACGGGGCCGACGGCAGCGACGGGGCGGACGGAGTGCGCGGCGGGGCCAGCGACTCGTCGCTGGTCTCCAACTGACGCAGCTGGCTCTCCAGGTAGGACTTCAGCCGCGTTCGGTACTCGCGTTCGAAGCCGCGCAGGTCCTCGACCTTGCGCTCCAGCGTGGCGCGAGCGGACTCCAGGGAGCCCATCGCGACGCGGTGCTTCTCCTGCGCGTCCCGCTCCAGCGCGTCGGCCTTGGCGCGGGCATCCCGCTCCAGCCCCTCGGCGCGGCTGCGCGCCTCGCCGACGATCTTGTTGGCCTCGGAACGGGCCTCGGCGATCGCCTGGTCGGCGGTCTGCTGAGCCAGCGAGAGCACACGCGCGGCGCTGTCGCCGCCGGGGCCCTGACCGGGCTGCGGCATCTGCGGACCGTGGCCGCCCATGGGACCGCCCATCGGGCCTCCCATCGGCTGACCCATGGGGCCCTGACCCATCTGCGGCTGGCCCATCGGCTGGCCCATGGGGCCCTGGCCCATCTGGGGCTGGCCCATGGGGCCCTGACCCATCGGAGGCTGACCCATGGGGCCCTGACCCATCTGCGGCTGGCCCATCGGCTGACCCATGGGGCCCTGACCCATCGGAGGCTGACCCATCGGAGGCTGACCCATGGGGGGCTGGCCCATCGGGCCGGGACCCTGCGGGCCACCGGGACCCGCGGGCAGCGCGGGGGCACCGCTCGGCAGCTGGGGCGGGCCCATCTGCGGCTGCTGCTGGACCGGCGGTCCAGATATGGCGGCGGGCACCGGACCGCCGGGACGGTCCTGCGGCTCCGGCTTGCGCATGCCCTGCTGCTGCTGGTTCTGCGCGGCGGCGCGGGTGGCCGCGGCCAGTTTGGCCCGCAGGTCCTCGTTCTCGCGGAGCAGGCGGGTCAGTTCGGCTTCGACCTCGTCGAGGAAGGCATCGACCTCGTCCTCGTCATAGCCTTCTCGGAGGCGGACGGTCGTGAACTGCTTGTTCCGCACGTCCTCGGGGGTCAGCGGCATCTTTCCTTCACCTCTACGTAGTCGTCGGCAGTCGGCAGGACCGGATCGCTCATACCTGGCTCGCAAAGTTGCCCACGAGACTGAGCAGGAGAGAGACGATGATCATCAGAACGAAGAAGGACAGGTCGAGTGCCACGCCCCCGAGACGCAACGGCGGGATGAATCGCCGCAGAAGCTTGAGCGGTGGATCAGTGACAGTGTAGGTGGCCTCCAGAACGACCACCATCGCCTTGCCGGGTTGCCATGAACGGGCGAAATGAAAGACGTAGTCCATGACGAGCCGGAAGATCAGCAAGACGAGGAAGGCGACAAGCGCGTAGTAGATCACCAGCAGTGCCACGCCCATCTTGCGCTTCCCTCTCCCCTGGCTCTCGTTTCCGGCCTTTACGGCCGGTTGTTCCTTATGTCTTGTCTCAGCTCTGGTTGAAGAAACCGCCCTCTGCGATACGGGCCTTGTCCTCCGCCGTGACATCGACGTTAGCAGGCGACAACAGGAACACCTTCTGCGTCACCCGCTCAATGCTGCCATGCAGACCGAAGACGAGTCCCGCGGCAAAGTCGACAAGTCGCTTTGCATCGGTGTCGTCCATCTCCGTGAGGTTCATGATCACCGGAGTGCCCTCACGGAAGTGTTCCCCGATGGTACGGGCCTCGTTGTAGGTCCGCGGGTGCAGTGTGGTGATGCGGTAGGGCTCCCGCTCGGACACGACCTTGGGCATGATCACCGGGGCGTTCTTCTCCAGGCTCGGACGTTCGGGTGTGATGGATGCCACGGGAGCGATTCGCGCCGGACGTCCGCTTTCCACCGGAAGCGCCAACGGCTCCCGAGGCGCGGGCGGCTGGGCGACCCGTACCGGTTCGTCCCGTTCCACGTGATGTGTGGGCTGATGCCGCCGCCGGTCCCGCTCGGGCTCGGGCTCGGGTTCGAACTCGTCGTCGGGGTCGAACCCCGGGCCGTCGTAACCGTCGTCCTCCACGAGGCCGAGGTAGACCGCCATCTTGCGCATCGCGCCGGCCATGCTCCGATTCCTCCGCTCTGTGGTGGATCGCCCTACCGCTCATGTCACTTTGCCACCAAGTGCCCACGATCCACTAGGCCTGCCCGCCTTTTGCGGGAATGACCATATTTTCTGCTGTGGTCCGACTTTCTTCGCGACGTTACCCGAGGCGAGGTCGGACTCCGAGTACCGCCGTACCGACGCGTAGATGTGTCGCTCCGGCCGCGACGGCCGCTTCGAGGTCCCCACTCATCCCTGCCGAGACCATGTTCGCAGCAGGATGTGCCGCGCGCAGGCTGGACGCGAATTCCATCAGCCTCTCGAACGACGCCTGTTGACGTCCCGCGTAGGGACCATGGAGCGGCGCCACCATCATCAGGCCGTCAAGCCGCAGACCGGGAGCGTCTTCGATGAGTCCGGCCAACTCCTCGATTCCGTCCGGCGCGACGCCACCACGCGCGCCCCGGTCGCCCGACTCCGCGTCGAGGGCGACCTGAATCAGGCAGCCGGTCTCCCGATCCGCCCTCACGGCCGCCGCGGACAGTGCCGTGACGAGCTTTGGCCGGTCGACGGACTGCACGAAATCGGCATAACTCGCCACCGAACGCACTTTGTTCGTCTGCAACTGACCCACAAAATGCCAGGAAAGAGACAGATCCGCACAGGCGGCCGCCTTGGGCGCTGCGTCCTGGTCCTTGTTCTCGGCGACATGCCGGACACCCAGTTCGTACAGCGTCCGCACATCGCTCGCCGGGTAGGTCTTGGTGACCACGATCAGGGTCACTTCGTCCCGCTTGCGTCCGGCGGCGGCGCAGGCGGTGGCGATGCGCTCCTCCACCTGCTCCAGATTCGCGGCGAGTTGAGTCTTGCGGTCGGTCATGTCGTATCAGTCCAGCCAGACATATCCGGCGAGCCGTCCGGTGGAGCGGTCGCGGCGGTAAGAGAAGTGGTCGCTCGATTCCAGGGTGCAGACCGGCGAGCGCCGCATGTCGCGTACCCCGAGCGCCTCGAGCTGGGCATGGACTCCACCGGTGACGTCCACGGCCGGAGTGCCCCAGCTGGTCTCGGACCAGGCCTCGGGAACAACGGCGGCGACATCGGCCCGCATCTGCTCGGGGACTTCGTAGCAGCGTCCGCAGACCGCGGGGCCGGTACGGGCGACGATCCGGGCCGGGTCCGCGCCGAGCGACTCCATCGCGTCGACGGCCGCCGGCACGATCCCGGCGACCAGCCCCGGGCGGCCGGCATGGGCCGCGGCCACCACGCCCGCGACCGGGTCGGCCAGCAGGACGGGGGTGCAGTCGGCGGTGAGGACGGCAAGGGCGAGGCCGCGGCGTGCGGTGACCAGGCCGTCGACCGGCGGGGTCAGACGCGTGGTCCACGGCCCGTCGACCTCGGCGACGTCCTTGCCGTGCACCTGGTTCATCCAGACGATCAGCTCCGGGTCCAGGCCGAGCGCCTTCGCGGCGAGCGCGCGGTTGGCCTGTACGGCGGCCGGGTCGTCGCCGACCGCGCCGCCGAGGTTGAGCTCCTCGTACGGAGCGGCGCTCACTCCACCCCACCTGTCGGTGAAGGCGAAATGCGCGCCGCTCACAGTCTGCTGTGCGCTTATCACTTCAGGAAGTCCGGCACGTCCAGCTCTTCGGCCTGGCTGTCCTGGTACGGGCGGGCTGTCGGGACCTGCGGCTGTGCCACCGGCACGACCGGGACCTCGTTCACCTGAACCGGCTCGGCCGGGACCGGGGCCGGCTCCTCGCGCGGGGAGACCGCGCCGAGTCCGCCGAGCGTCCGCGACGCGGGCTCGGGCGTACGCATCGGGGCGGGCTCCTCGCGCTTGGTGGAGGCGGCGCCGAGCACATTGTCACGGCGGGCCGGCGGCTGCCCACCGTCGAATCCGGCCGCGATGACGGTGACCCGCACCTCGTCGCCCAGGGCGTCGTCGATGACGGCGCCGAAGATGATGTTCGCCTCGGGGTGAGCAGCCTCGCTGACCAGCTGGGCGGCCTCGTTGATCTCGAAGAGACCGAGGTCCGAGCCACCGGAGATGGAGAGCAGCACACCGCGGGCGCCGTCGATGGACGCCTCCAGCAGCGGGGAGGAGATCGCCATCTCGGCCGCGGCCACCGCGCGGTCGTCGCCGCGCGCCGAGCCGATGCCCATGAGGGCCGAGCCGGCCTCGGACATCACGGACTTGACGTCGGCGAAGTCCAGGTTGATGAGACCCGGGGTGGTGATGAGGTCGGTGATGCCCTGCACACCGGAGAGCAGCACCTGGTCCGCGGACTTGAACGCGTCGAGCACGCTGACCTGGCGGTCCGAAATGGACAGCAGCCGGTCGTTGGGAATGACGATCAGGGTGTCGACCTCTTCGCGGAGCGCCGCAATGCCGTCCTCGGCCTGGTTGGCGCGGCGGCGGCCCTCGAAGGTGAAGG includes these proteins:
- the ftsZ gene encoding cell division protein FtsZ, producing MAAPQNYLAVIKVIGVGGGGVNAINRMIEVGLKGVEFIAINTDAQALLMSDADVKLDVGRELTRGLGAGANPDVGRKAAEDHREEIEEVLKGADMVFVTAGEGGGTGTGGAPVVANIARSLGALTIGVVTRPFTFEGRRRANQAEDGIAALREEVDTLIVIPNDRLLSISDRQVSVLDAFKSADQVLLSGVQGITDLITTPGLINLDFADVKSVMSEAGSALMGIGSARGDDRAVAAAEMAISSPLLEASIDGARGVLLSISGGSDLGLFEINEAAQLVSEAAHPEANIIFGAVIDDALGDEVRVTVIAAGFDGGQPPARRDNVLGAASTKREEPAPMRTPEPASRTLGGLGAVSPREEPAPVPAEPVQVNEVPVVPVAQPQVPTARPYQDSQAEELDVPDFLK
- a CDS encoding YggS family pyridoxal phosphate-dependent enzyme — its product is MTDRKTQLAANLEQVEERIATACAAAGRKRDEVTLIVVTKTYPASDVRTLYELGVRHVAENKDQDAAPKAAACADLSLSWHFVGQLQTNKVRSVASYADFVQSVDRPKLVTALSAAAVRADRETGCLIQVALDAESGDRGARGGVAPDGIEELAGLIEDAPGLRLDGLMMVAPLHGPYAGRQQASFERLMEFASSLRAAHPAANMVSAGMSGDLEAAVAAGATHLRVGTAVLGVRPRLG
- a CDS encoding cell division protein SepF → MAGAMRKMAVYLGLVEDDGYDGPGFDPDDEFEPEPEPERDRRRHQPTHHVERDEPVRVAQPPAPREPLALPVESGRPARIAPVASITPERPSLEKNAPVIMPKVVSEREPYRITTLHPRTYNEARTIGEHFREGTPVIMNLTEMDDTDAKRLVDFAAGLVFGLHGSIERVTQKVFLLSPANVDVTAEDKARIAEGGFFNQS
- a CDS encoding DivIVA domain-containing protein — protein: MPLTPEDVRNKQFTTVRLREGYDEDEVDAFLDEVEAELTRLLRENEDLRAKLAAATRAAAQNQQQQGMRKPEPQDRPGGPVPAAISGPPVQQQPQMGPPQLPSGAPALPAGPGGPQGPGPMGQPPMGQPPMGQPPMGQGPMGQPMGQPQMGQGPMGQPPMGQGPMGQPQMGQGPMGQPMGQPQMGQGPMGQPMGGPMGGPMGGHGPQMPQPGQGPGGDSAARVLSLAQQTADQAIAEARSEANKIVGEARSRAEGLERDARAKADALERDAQEKHRVAMGSLESARATLERKVEDLRGFEREYRTRLKSYLESQLRQLETSDESLAPPRTPSAPSLPSAPSMAPAGASAMGHTMGGNQPMGAPAPSAPSYGGQQQMSPAMTQPMAPVRPPAPQPMQQAPSPMRGFLIDEDDN
- the pgeF gene encoding peptidoglycan editing factor PgeF, giving the protein MISAQQTVSGAHFAFTDRWGGVSAAPYEELNLGGAVGDDPAAVQANRALAAKALGLDPELIVWMNQVHGKDVAEVDGPWTTRLTPPVDGLVTARRGLALAVLTADCTPVLLADPVAGVVAAAHAGRPGLVAGIVPAAVDAMESLGADPARIVARTGPAVCGRCYEVPEQMRADVAAVVPEAWSETSWGTPAVDVTGGVHAQLEALGVRDMRRSPVCTLESSDHFSYRRDRSTGRLAGYVWLD
- a CDS encoding YggT family protein encodes the protein MGVALLVIYYALVAFLVLLIFRLVMDYVFHFARSWQPGKAMVVVLEATYTVTDPPLKLLRRFIPPLRLGGVALDLSFFVLMIIVSLLLSLVGNFASQV